Proteins from a single region of Chromobacterium sp. ATCC 53434:
- a CDS encoding HilA/EilA family virulence transcriptional regulator has translation MALNNDGFINRQFVFGDFVLQFDGVLTHRSQQISVPPKELAVLTTLLEAAGELVSKDALLDRAWPDGDVNEESLTRCIYALRRILLEDKRNRYIDTVYGKGYRFCRPVAVVSRPTPAAQKCTMAVLPFRTDGELDALELHGALVQCLSRYSPFGLIVLPATITRTGGDVADIMAMIDQLRPDYYLAGQAQRNGDGWQLRVELVRADGHQLLHHESIELGPGQHIATLQSRLASVLPQRIPGLRWSQGSSQQLESLDMAITYLNARHEMQRHTPSSLRRALVLLLQCASNAPGSALPYCSLAECYLALAQLGLFDQRLALVEAQLAVDKAVALDAANPQALGLLALLSSLRGELTVAEALFEQARLLAPESLDVRYYHAWHLFLSGRLALAQQALDACLERDPSRIAASLLKLWLTYCDHRLDEAVALGKRQLCQYGQEHPVLQNMLALMLALQGQHAQAEELAAAVRAAGEECGLLAVNGCYIRLCRHGEAAGEEIQDFLARVDCRQVRSGLLPLILALHGLEAAQRLWRQLQAESYLWLRASQQDPRLAELCQPRLPEAA, from the coding sequence ATGGCGTTAAACAACGATGGCTTCATCAATCGACAATTCGTATTCGGCGATTTCGTGCTGCAGTTCGACGGCGTGCTGACCCACCGTTCGCAACAGATCAGCGTGCCGCCGAAAGAGCTGGCGGTGCTCACCACGCTGCTGGAAGCCGCCGGCGAGCTGGTCAGCAAGGATGCGTTGCTGGATCGGGCATGGCCCGACGGCGACGTCAACGAGGAGTCGCTGACCCGTTGCATCTACGCGCTGCGCCGCATCCTGCTGGAAGACAAGCGCAACCGCTACATCGACACGGTCTACGGCAAGGGCTACCGCTTCTGCCGCCCGGTCGCCGTGGTGTCGCGCCCGACGCCCGCCGCGCAGAAATGCACGATGGCGGTGCTGCCGTTCCGCACCGACGGCGAGCTGGACGCGCTGGAGTTGCACGGCGCGCTGGTCCAGTGCCTGTCGCGCTATTCCCCGTTCGGCCTGATCGTGCTGCCGGCCACCATCACCCGCACCGGCGGCGACGTCGCCGACATCATGGCGATGATCGACCAGCTGCGGCCGGATTACTATCTGGCGGGCCAGGCGCAGCGCAACGGCGACGGCTGGCAGCTGCGGGTGGAGCTGGTGCGCGCCGACGGCCATCAATTGCTGCACCACGAAAGCATCGAGCTCGGCCCCGGCCAGCACATCGCCACGCTGCAGAGCCGGCTCGCCAGCGTCCTGCCGCAACGCATCCCCGGCCTGCGCTGGAGCCAGGGCAGCTCGCAGCAGCTGGAGTCGCTGGACATGGCCATCACCTACCTCAACGCCCGCCACGAGATGCAGCGGCACACGCCGTCCAGCCTGCGCCGCGCGCTGGTGCTGCTGCTGCAATGCGCCAGCAACGCCCCGGGCAGCGCGCTGCCGTATTGCAGCCTGGCCGAGTGCTATCTGGCGCTGGCGCAACTGGGTCTGTTCGATCAGCGGCTGGCGCTGGTCGAAGCGCAGCTGGCGGTGGACAAGGCGGTGGCGCTGGACGCCGCCAACCCGCAGGCGCTGGGCCTGTTGGCGCTGCTCAGCAGCCTGCGCGGCGAACTGACCGTCGCCGAGGCGCTGTTCGAACAGGCGCGGCTGCTGGCGCCGGAATCGCTGGACGTCCGCTACTACCACGCCTGGCATTTATTCCTGTCCGGCCGCCTGGCGCTGGCGCAACAGGCGCTGGACGCCTGCCTGGAGCGCGACCCGTCGCGCATCGCCGCCAGTCTGCTGAAGCTGTGGCTCACCTATTGCGACCACCGCCTGGACGAGGCGGTGGCGCTGGGCAAGCGCCAGCTGTGCCAATACGGCCAGGAACATCCGGTGTTGCAGAACATGCTGGCGCTGATGCTGGCGCTGCAGGGCCAGCACGCCCAGGCCGAGGAGCTGGCCGCCGCCGTGCGCGCCGCCGGCGAGGAATGCGGCCTGCTGGCGGTCAACGGCTGTTACATCCGCCTGTGCCGGCATGGCGAGGCCGCCGGCGAGGAAATCCAGGACTTCCTGGCGCGGGTGGACTGCCGCCAGGTGCGCTCCGGCCTGCTGCCGCTGATCCTGGCGCTGCACGGCCTGGAGGCCGCGCAACGCCTGTGGCGGCAATTGCAGGCGGAAAGCTATTTGTGGCTGCGCGCCTCGCAGCAAGACCCGCGTCTGGCCGAGCTGTGCCAGCCGCGGCTGCCGGAGGCGGCATGA
- the iagB gene encoding type III secretion system invasion protein IagB — translation MKRTALGAALLLGSLTARADCWDRAGAAFNIEPDLLYAIAQQESGLKPDAVGRNRDGSRDLGLMQINSVHLPRLRAIGIDEKRLLGDACLSVMVGASILADMMKRYGYSWEAVGAYNAGPAPGRHQLRMRYARQVWQRYQRLRAPTSIR, via the coding sequence ATGAAGCGGACCGCGCTCGGCGCCGCGCTGCTGCTCGGCTCGCTGACCGCCCGCGCCGACTGCTGGGACCGCGCCGGCGCCGCCTTCAATATCGAACCCGACCTGCTGTACGCCATCGCCCAGCAGGAGTCCGGCCTCAAGCCGGACGCGGTCGGGCGCAATCGGGACGGCAGCCGCGACCTGGGCCTGATGCAGATCAACAGCGTCCACCTGCCGCGGCTGCGCGCCATCGGCATAGACGAGAAACGCCTGCTCGGCGACGCCTGCCTGTCGGTCATGGTCGGCGCTTCCATCCTGGCCGACATGATGAAACGCTACGGCTACTCCTGGGAAGCGGTGGGCGCCTACAACGCCGGTCCGGCGCCGGGCCGCCACCAGCTGCGCATGCGCTACGCCCGCCAGGTGTGGCAACGCTACCAGCGCTTGCGCGCGCCGACTTCCATTCGCTGA
- a CDS encoding PrgH/EprH family type III secretion apparatus protein → MAVEDIQTFGPDAVVVRLLNSPLRGCEFLLPQGRTLFLVGPERTLDGGGGAPPELPADTLYVPLEYGGVNFEVIVDGDQATIRELGPDDAEARVVDFNQALDVGALQLALRPRHQDWLPDALSAPAQPEAGAAREPRRGWWWLPALALVLAAAGGAWWLWNSPQRQAAELSTLLGGNPQRFRVLDGRDGRFYVASADLRARAWAAQALLRSEYRDKAQALDPGQENERIARWLADTRPGLAYYRLQLDDPRQPQLWISRQRAPLDARARQLLSLQLMGQLPYASQVDIVDIDDASAAQAAESGLSRQALPFSRSANPDSVTFVIEGALDDGELERARRFVDGYYRQWGGRYVQFAIELKDDWLKGKSFAYGSQGYVKMTAGHWYFPKPL, encoded by the coding sequence ATGGCCGTAGAAGACATCCAAACCTTCGGACCCGACGCCGTCGTGGTCCGCCTGCTCAACAGCCCGCTGCGCGGCTGCGAATTCCTGTTGCCGCAGGGCCGAACGCTGTTTCTGGTCGGCCCTGAACGCACGCTGGACGGCGGTGGCGGCGCGCCGCCGGAACTGCCGGCCGACACCCTTTACGTGCCGCTGGAGTACGGCGGCGTCAACTTCGAAGTGATCGTCGACGGCGATCAGGCGACGATACGCGAGCTGGGGCCGGACGACGCGGAAGCACGCGTCGTCGACTTCAACCAGGCGCTGGACGTCGGCGCGCTGCAACTGGCGCTGCGTCCGCGCCACCAGGACTGGCTGCCGGACGCGCTGAGCGCCCCGGCGCAGCCGGAAGCCGGCGCCGCGCGGGAACCTCGCCGCGGCTGGTGGTGGCTGCCGGCGCTGGCCTTGGTCCTGGCGGCCGCCGGCGGCGCCTGGTGGCTGTGGAACAGCCCGCAGCGGCAGGCCGCCGAATTGTCGACGCTGCTGGGCGGCAATCCTCAACGCTTCCGCGTGCTGGATGGCCGCGATGGTCGCTTCTACGTCGCTTCCGCCGATCTGCGCGCCCGTGCCTGGGCCGCCCAGGCGCTGCTGCGCAGCGAGTACCGCGACAAGGCCCAGGCGCTGGACCCCGGCCAGGAAAACGAACGCATCGCGCGCTGGCTGGCCGACACCCGGCCCGGCCTCGCCTACTACCGCCTGCAACTGGACGATCCGCGCCAGCCGCAGCTATGGATCAGCCGGCAGCGCGCGCCGCTGGACGCCCGGGCGCGCCAGCTGCTGTCGCTGCAACTGATGGGGCAATTGCCTTATGCCTCCCAAGTGGACATCGTCGACATCGACGACGCATCCGCGGCCCAGGCCGCCGAATCCGGCCTGAGCCGCCAGGCGCTGCCCTTCTCCCGCAGCGCGAACCCGGACAGCGTCACCTTCGTCATCGAAGGCGCGCTGGACGATGGCGAACTGGAACGGGCCCGTCGCTTCGTCGACGGCTACTACCGCCAATGGGGCGGCCGCTACGTGCAGTTCGCCATCGAACTGAAGGACGACTGGCTCAAGGGCAAGTCCTTCGCCTACGGCAGCCAGGGCTACGTCAAGATGACGGCAGGCCATTGGTATTTTCCGAAACCCCTCTGA
- a CDS encoding type III secretion system needle complex protein, with translation MAIDIPSTGWSLSDMSGEFDDKTASLQAELKTALADLTANPSNPKTLADYQSKLSEYNLYRNAQSNTIKVFKDIDAAIIQNFR, from the coding sequence ATGGCAATCGACATCCCCAGCACCGGCTGGTCCCTCAGCGACATGTCCGGCGAATTCGACGACAAGACGGCGTCGCTGCAAGCGGAGCTGAAAACCGCGCTGGCCGACCTGACCGCCAACCCGTCCAATCCGAAAACGCTGGCCGACTACCAGAGCAAGCTGTCGGAATACAACCTGTACCGCAACGCGCAATCCAACACCATCAAGGTATTCAAGGATATCGACGCGGCCATCATCCAGAACTTCCGCTAA
- the sctI gene encoding type III secretion system inner rod subunit SctI, with protein sequence MPTFSIQALDAMTRQASGIAGPERDVVSLDNRLIQTFSQSAVDIGMEKDAILQRLEQPEALSNPAMLMELQQRTSNYNLEVSMISTLTRKTVGAVESLLRS encoded by the coding sequence ATGCCCACCTTCTCCATCCAGGCGCTGGATGCGATGACACGCCAGGCCTCCGGCATCGCCGGTCCCGAACGCGACGTCGTATCGCTGGACAACCGACTGATCCAAACCTTCTCCCAATCCGCCGTCGATATCGGCATGGAAAAAGACGCCATCCTGCAACGGCTGGAACAGCCCGAAGCGCTGAGCAATCCCGCCATGCTGATGGAACTGCAACAGCGCACCTCCAACTACAATCTGGAGGTGTCGATGATCAGCACCCTCACCCGCAAGACCGTGGGCGCGGTGGAAAGCCTGCTGCGCTCATGA
- a CDS encoding EscJ/YscJ/HrcJ family type III secretion inner membrane ring protein, with product MMRASLKAALLVLLLAGCQQQDLLKGLDQQQANEVIAVLQRHNIEAAKTDRGKTGFSIAVAQPDFAAAVDWLKTYNLPSRPRVEVAQMFPADSLVSSPRAEKARLYSAIEQRLEQSLQTMDGILSARVHVSYDLDGGEGGRAAAPMHISALAVYDRDVEAGVMINNIKRFLKNSFADVEYDNISVVLSRRDEAQQQAPMPAAAANPAGSLWLLALLAAAALAAAGFWLWRQRGDKPSTPATPESGHG from the coding sequence ATGATGCGCGCCAGCCTGAAAGCCGCGCTGCTGGTGCTGTTGCTGGCCGGCTGCCAGCAACAGGACCTGCTGAAGGGCCTGGACCAGCAGCAGGCCAATGAAGTGATCGCCGTGCTGCAACGGCACAATATCGAGGCCGCCAAGACCGATCGCGGCAAGACCGGCTTCAGCATCGCCGTGGCCCAGCCCGATTTCGCCGCCGCCGTCGACTGGCTGAAAACCTACAATCTGCCGTCCCGCCCGCGGGTGGAGGTGGCGCAGATGTTCCCGGCAGACTCGCTGGTCTCGTCGCCGCGCGCCGAGAAGGCCAGGCTGTATTCGGCGATAGAGCAGCGGCTGGAACAATCGCTGCAGACCATGGACGGCATCCTGTCCGCGCGCGTGCACGTCAGCTACGATCTGGACGGCGGCGAAGGCGGCAGGGCGGCGGCGCCGATGCATATCTCGGCGCTGGCCGTCTACGACCGCGATGTCGAAGCCGGCGTCATGATCAACAATATCAAGCGCTTCCTGAAGAACAGCTTCGCCGACGTCGAATACGACAATATCTCGGTGGTGCTGTCGCGCCGCGACGAAGCCCAGCAGCAGGCGCCGATGCCGGCCGCCGCCGCCAACCCGGCCGGCTCGCTGTGGCTGTTGGCGCTATTGGCCGCCGCCGCGCTGGCGGCAGCCGGGTTCTGGCTGTGGCGGCAGCGCGGCGACAAGCCGTCGACGCCCGCCACCCCGGAGTCCGGCCATGGCTGA
- a CDS encoding type III secretion apparatus protein OrgA/MxiK has translation MAERGLAVPPALRAILFDPLGYLHPRRLRLPPALIGPGQRAAVNDLLIAGYRLDTDWPATASLDAGPWLRHWRRLPQIAYLMGCHAKRAALGWQGGLLRLPDWARPFAALPLPSDAAAPGAPLSHLCLLRAGYGQLLAWGGDMPPALRQRLPLLFPPELDVEAAAATVPDPLLLTLAIQYAQRHPHTPPAGSL, from the coding sequence ATGGCTGAACGCGGCCTCGCCGTGCCGCCGGCCCTGCGCGCCATTCTGTTCGACCCGCTGGGCTATCTGCATCCGCGGCGGCTGCGGCTGCCGCCGGCGCTGATCGGCCCGGGCCAGCGCGCCGCGGTCAATGACCTGCTGATCGCCGGCTACCGGCTGGACACCGACTGGCCAGCGACCGCCTCGCTCGACGCCGGCCCATGGCTCAGACACTGGCGGCGCCTGCCGCAGATCGCCTACCTGATGGGCTGCCATGCCAAGCGGGCGGCGCTGGGTTGGCAGGGCGGACTGCTGCGGCTGCCCGATTGGGCCCGCCCGTTCGCCGCGCTGCCGTTGCCGTCCGACGCCGCCGCGCCCGGCGCGCCGCTGAGCCACCTGTGCCTGCTGCGCGCCGGCTACGGCCAGCTGCTGGCCTGGGGCGGCGACATGCCGCCGGCGCTGCGCCAGCGGCTGCCGCTGCTGTTCCCGCCGGAGCTGGACGTCGAAGCCGCGGCCGCGACCGTCCCCGACCCACTATTGCTGACACTGGCGATACAATATGCCCAGAGACATCCCCACACCCCACCCGCCGGCAGCCTGTGA
- a CDS encoding oxygen-regulated invasion protein OrgB encodes MPRDIPTPHPPAACEGVLIRRASLQPARRADELERAARRRARRITDEADAQADAVRGQAWRDGYQDGMLAALDQVAAHLADSQALARRWRERLADEARAMLRAATDHPDALLLALDEWLREQSPADDAPTLKLLLPESARPQQPRLMALLADAWNGRLQLDYHADDRLLIRYADQAAEFAPELYVEPASRQALQCLDSLPRQCRALSATALETLLQTLRRRLDPAEDATMEEQT; translated from the coding sequence ATGCCCAGAGACATCCCCACACCCCACCCGCCGGCAGCCTGTGAAGGCGTACTGATCCGCCGCGCCAGCCTGCAGCCGGCGCGGCGCGCCGACGAACTGGAACGCGCGGCGCGCCGGCGCGCCCGGCGCATCACCGACGAGGCCGATGCCCAGGCCGACGCCGTCCGCGGCCAGGCCTGGCGGGACGGCTACCAGGACGGCATGCTGGCCGCGCTCGACCAGGTCGCCGCCCATCTGGCCGACAGCCAGGCACTGGCCCGGCGCTGGCGCGAGCGGCTGGCCGACGAGGCGCGCGCGATGCTGCGCGCCGCGACCGATCATCCCGACGCGCTGTTGCTGGCGCTGGACGAGTGGCTGCGCGAGCAGTCCCCGGCCGACGACGCGCCGACGCTGAAGCTTCTGTTGCCGGAAAGCGCCAGACCGCAGCAGCCGCGATTGATGGCGCTGCTGGCCGACGCCTGGAACGGCAGGCTGCAGCTCGATTATCACGCCGACGACCGCCTGTTGATCCGCTACGCCGACCAAGCGGCGGAGTTCGCGCCGGAACTGTATGTCGAGCCGGCGAGCCGGCAGGCGCTTCAATGCCTGGACTCGCTGCCGCGACAATGCCGCGCCCTGTCCGCCACCGCGCTGGAAACGCTGCTGCAGACGCTGAGGCGGCGGCTGGATCCCGCGGAGGACGCCACCATGGAGGAACAGACATGA
- a CDS encoding DUF1843 domain-containing protein, whose protein sequence is MSQEQTHIIPPYGVAIQQALDKGELPQMQKLLEESRQYHSELGHKIAQLEQEIAKRRQR, encoded by the coding sequence ATGAGCCAGGAACAAACCCATATCATTCCCCCGTACGGCGTCGCCATCCAGCAGGCCCTGGACAAGGGCGAACTGCCCCAGATGCAGAAACTGCTGGAGGAAAGCCGGCAATACCACAGCGAGCTTGGCCACAAGATCGCGCAGCTGGAGCAGGAAATCGCCAAGCGCCGGCAGCGCTAG
- a CDS encoding DUF1842 domain-containing protein, whose amino-acid sequence MPGHTQDALFPVGYVITTGQSGAQKLQLNLLINSATEKATGAAHITQATHPPLDVHADVWGQYTYLTVMPPSEGRILLTAQGNHGGPHANSIVNFKLHLVLERDWQRGVANYSYYDEHQKHWVSLENVPAELNRELQSRYHPQQGSGPAIPSGSHVVPLYGVPIHQALASGDLSQMKSLAALAQQQLDSHPQLRTELAALKAEIQKLEGR is encoded by the coding sequence ATGCCAGGCCATACCCAAGATGCGCTGTTCCCGGTCGGCTACGTCATCACCACCGGCCAGTCCGGCGCGCAGAAACTGCAGCTGAACCTGCTGATCAACAGCGCCACCGAGAAGGCGACCGGCGCCGCCCACATCACCCAGGCCACCCATCCGCCGCTGGACGTGCACGCCGACGTCTGGGGCCAGTACACCTATTTGACCGTGATGCCGCCGAGCGAAGGCCGCATCCTGCTGACCGCCCAGGGCAACCACGGCGGCCCGCACGCCAACTCCATCGTCAACTTCAAGCTCCATCTGGTGCTGGAGCGCGACTGGCAGCGCGGCGTGGCCAACTACAGCTACTACGACGAACACCAGAAGCACTGGGTGTCGCTGGAGAACGTGCCGGCCGAGCTGAACCGCGAGCTGCAGTCCCGCTACCATCCGCAGCAAGGCTCCGGCCCGGCCATCCCGTCCGGCAGCCATGTGGTGCCGCTGTACGGCGTGCCCATCCACCAGGCCCTCGCCAGCGGCGACCTGTCGCAGATGAAATCACTGGCCGCCCTGGCGCAGCAGCAGCTGGACAGCCACCCGCAGCTGCGCACCGAGCTGGCGGCGCTGAAGGCCGAAATCCAGAAACTGGAAGGCCGCTAG
- a CDS encoding DUF1842 domain-containing protein: MSASSVGLFHTRLIVATPAVGAPVLHLDLVVQTPDKKVFGIASIFQATHPTLAFSAHVWGDYSQPKLDKSTENHIALTLAGSPGSAISQIAETFHLQGLLNADWAQGFASYSYYDNGVWHKVQHATVTEDRRESASASAAPPPHHQHPIPLYAAALQQARGGGNLAALKSLASQAETQLEQESKIRDGLSQLQAEIKRREQQQG, encoded by the coding sequence ATGTCCGCATCCTCAGTCGGTTTGTTCCACACCCGCCTCATCGTCGCGACGCCGGCCGTCGGCGCCCCGGTGCTTCACCTGGACCTGGTGGTGCAGACGCCGGACAAGAAGGTGTTCGGCATCGCCAGCATCTTCCAGGCCACGCATCCGACGCTGGCGTTCAGCGCCCACGTCTGGGGCGACTACAGCCAGCCCAAGCTGGACAAGTCGACGGAAAACCACATCGCGCTGACGCTGGCCGGCAGCCCGGGCTCGGCCATCAGCCAGATCGCCGAGACCTTCCACCTGCAAGGCCTGCTCAACGCCGACTGGGCCCAGGGCTTCGCCAGCTACAGCTACTACGACAACGGCGTCTGGCACAAGGTGCAGCACGCGACGGTGACCGAGGACAGACGCGAAAGCGCCTCCGCCTCCGCCGCGCCTCCGCCCCACCACCAGCATCCGATACCGCTGTACGCGGCGGCGCTGCAGCAGGCGCGCGGCGGCGGCAATCTGGCCGCGCTGAAAAGCCTGGCCAGCCAGGCCGAGACTCAGCTCGAACAGGAGAGCAAGATCCGCGACGGCCTGAGCCAGCTGCAGGCCGAAATCAAGCGGCGCGAACAGCAGCAGGGCTGA
- a CDS encoding GDL motif peptide-associated radical SAM/SPASM maturase, translating to MLDSPAVRPARYLDADDFRRYTPVHIVWEITLACDLKCLHCGSRAGHRRPDELSTDECLQVIDSLAALGTREVTLIGGEAYLRKDWTRLIRAIREHGIYCAVQTGGRNLTPAKLQAAVDAGLNGVGVSLDGLAPLHDMLRNVPGSFDKASDALRRARAAGLAVSVNTQIGAATMADLPQLMEHIIELGASHWQIQLTVAMGNAVDNDQLLLQPYRLIELMPLLARLYREGRERGLLMTVGNNIGYYGPYERLWRGFGDERVHWTGCAAGQTVMALEADGTVKGCPSLATVGFSGGNVRDMKLEDIWRYSEGMHFGRLRSVDDLWGYCRGCYYNDVCRGGCTWTSHSLLGKPGNNPYCHYRALELHKRGLRERIVKLQDAGPASFAVGRFDLVTEEIDTGKVVGQISRNGQVIELAWKNRGKPSPETGTPPATLALCRGCEQYIQPHEQACPHCGADVAAAAADYRRDEMRRQEIVDNLRRLLGLDA from the coding sequence ATGCTAGACAGCCCCGCCGTCCGCCCCGCCCGCTACCTCGACGCCGACGATTTCCGCCGCTACACCCCGGTGCACATCGTCTGGGAGATCACGCTGGCCTGCGACCTGAAGTGCCTGCACTGCGGTTCGCGCGCCGGGCACCGGCGGCCCGACGAGCTGTCCACCGACGAATGCCTGCAGGTGATAGATTCGCTGGCGGCCCTGGGCACCCGCGAGGTCACGCTGATAGGCGGCGAAGCCTATCTGCGCAAGGACTGGACCCGCCTGATCCGGGCCATACGCGAACACGGCATCTACTGCGCCGTCCAGACCGGCGGCCGCAATCTGACGCCGGCCAAGCTGCAGGCGGCCGTGGACGCCGGCCTGAACGGCGTCGGCGTGTCGCTGGACGGCCTGGCGCCGCTGCACGACATGTTGCGCAATGTGCCCGGCTCCTTCGACAAGGCCAGCGACGCGCTGCGCCGCGCCCGGGCCGCCGGCCTCGCCGTCAGCGTCAACACCCAGATAGGCGCGGCGACGATGGCCGATCTGCCGCAGCTGATGGAGCACATCATTGAACTGGGCGCCAGCCACTGGCAGATCCAGCTGACGGTGGCGATGGGCAACGCCGTCGACAACGACCAACTATTGCTGCAACCCTACCGCCTGATCGAATTGATGCCGCTGCTGGCGCGGCTCTACCGCGAAGGCCGGGAGCGCGGCCTGCTGATGACGGTGGGCAACAATATCGGCTACTACGGCCCGTACGAGCGGCTGTGGCGCGGCTTCGGCGACGAGCGCGTGCACTGGACCGGCTGCGCCGCCGGCCAGACGGTGATGGCGCTGGAGGCCGACGGCACCGTCAAGGGCTGTCCGTCGCTGGCCACCGTCGGCTTTTCCGGCGGCAATGTCCGCGACATGAAGCTGGAGGACATCTGGCGCTACAGCGAGGGCATGCACTTCGGCCGGCTGCGCTCGGTCGACGACCTGTGGGGCTATTGCCGCGGCTGCTACTACAACGACGTCTGCCGAGGCGGCTGCACCTGGACCTCGCATTCGCTGCTGGGCAAACCCGGCAACAACCCCTATTGCCACTACCGCGCGCTGGAATTGCACAAGCGCGGCCTGCGCGAGCGCATCGTCAAGCTGCAGGACGCCGGCCCGGCCTCGTTCGCCGTCGGCCGCTTCGATCTGGTCACCGAGGAAATCGACACCGGCAAGGTGGTCGGCCAGATCAGCCGCAACGGCCAGGTGATCGAACTGGCCTGGAAAAACCGCGGCAAGCCGTCGCCCGAGACCGGCACGCCGCCGGCGACGCTGGCGCTGTGCCGCGGCTGCGAACAATACATCCAGCCGCACGAGCAAGCCTGTCCGCACTGCGGCGCCGACGTCGCCGCCGCGGCCGCCGACTACCGGCGCGACGAGATGCGCCGGCAGGAAATCGTCGACAATCTGCGCCGACTGCTGGGACTGGACGCCTGA
- a CDS encoding tyrosine-type recombinase/integrase, with protein MLPDLLRPASAPLIQARSDAQAVLTWLAEHADRPATLAGYRKEAERLLLWLAERGQTLAQVRREDVLDYRRFLASPHPAERWIGPARPRSHPEWKPFSKPLAPASVEHSQTVLGALFGYLNDAGYLNGNPFRLLRRGRKPPRQQAERFFDAACWRHLQATLDALPRDTGRQRLHAERARWLFTLLYLSGARRAEAAAARCSDLSRRNGNWWWHVVGKGGVAARIPLSDEWMDALGRYRLSLGLAAMPDAGEDTPLLCRVGAKGRAEPLSDKAVYLICKQIFALAMQDAPDAELRERLRHATTHWLRHTAASHQLEAGIPLLLVSQNLRHASIQTTRRYLHSEEDARHQANRQHKLRRDE; from the coding sequence ATGCTGCCCGATCTTCTCCGCCCCGCCTCCGCCCCGCTGATCCAGGCCCGCTCCGACGCCCAGGCGGTGCTGACTTGGCTGGCCGAACACGCCGACCGCCCGGCCACGCTGGCCGGCTACCGCAAGGAGGCCGAACGGCTGCTGCTGTGGCTGGCCGAGCGCGGGCAGACGCTGGCGCAGGTCCGCCGCGAGGACGTGCTGGACTACCGCCGCTTCCTCGCCTCGCCGCACCCGGCCGAGCGCTGGATAGGCCCGGCCCGCCCGCGCAGCCACCCGGAGTGGAAACCGTTCAGCAAGCCGCTGGCGCCGGCCAGCGTCGAACACAGCCAGACCGTGCTCGGCGCGCTGTTCGGCTATCTGAACGACGCCGGCTATCTGAACGGCAACCCGTTCCGTCTGCTGCGCCGCGGCCGCAAGCCGCCGCGGCAACAGGCCGAGCGGTTTTTCGACGCCGCCTGCTGGCGCCATCTGCAGGCCACGCTGGACGCGCTGCCGCGCGACACCGGCCGCCAGCGCCTGCACGCCGAACGCGCGCGCTGGCTGTTTACGCTGCTCTACCTCAGCGGCGCCCGCCGCGCCGAGGCGGCCGCGGCGCGCTGCAGCGACCTTTCCCGCCGCAACGGCAACTGGTGGTGGCACGTCGTCGGCAAGGGTGGGGTCGCCGCCCGCATTCCCTTGTCCGACGAATGGATGGACGCGCTGGGACGCTATCGCCTCAGTCTGGGGCTGGCGGCCATGCCGGACGCTGGCGAGGACACGCCGCTGCTGTGCCGCGTCGGCGCCAAAGGTCGGGCCGAACCGCTGTCCGACAAGGCCGTCTACCTGATCTGCAAGCAGATCTTCGCGCTCGCCATGCAAGACGCGCCCGACGCCGAACTGCGGGAGCGGCTGCGCCACGCCACCACCCACTGGCTGCGCCACACCGCCGCCAGCCACCAGTTGGAGGCCGGCATCCCGCTGCTGCTGGTCAGCCAGAATCTGCGCCACGCCAGCATCCAGACCACGCGCCGCTATCTGCACAGCGAAGAGGACGCCCGTCACCAGGCCAACCGGCAGCACAAGCTGCGCCGCGACGAATAA